The Terriglobales bacterium genome has a segment encoding these proteins:
- the mscL gene encoding large-conductance mechanosensitive channel protein MscL encodes MPDLWPTDYVPHMMNPAPLLRPGGPKMLKEFKEFALRGNVLDMAIGIILGVAFGRIVTSFVEDILMPPLGLLLGKVDFSNLFFSLTGKHFDTIAAAKAAGAPTLNYGLFVNHVFNFLIVAFAIFLLVRQVNRLKRPAPAAEPTTRECPLCLSAIPIKATRCAHCTSEVKPAVAGA; translated from the coding sequence ATGCCCGACCTGTGGCCGACGGATTACGTGCCGCACATGATGAATCCCGCCCCGCTGCTAAGACCCGGAGGTCCGAAAATGCTGAAGGAATTCAAGGAATTCGCCCTGCGCGGAAACGTGCTCGACATGGCCATCGGCATCATCCTGGGGGTGGCCTTCGGCCGCATCGTCACCTCGTTCGTAGAGGACATCCTCATGCCGCCGCTGGGCCTGCTGCTGGGCAAAGTGGACTTCTCCAACCTGTTCTTCAGCCTGACCGGCAAGCACTTCGACACCATCGCGGCGGCCAAGGCGGCGGGCGCGCCCACGCTGAACTACGGGTTGTTCGTGAACCACGTCTTCAACTTCCTGATCGTGGCCTTCGCCATCTTCCTGCTGGTGCGGCAGGTGAACCGGCTGAAGCGTCCGGCGCCGGCCGCCGAACCGACCACGCGGGAGTGCCCGCTGTGTCTGTCGGCGATCCCCATCAAGGCGACCCGCTGCGCGCACTGCACCTCGGAGGTAAAGCCGGCGGTGGCGGGGGCGTAG